The Brassica oleracea var. oleracea cultivar TO1000 chromosome C6, BOL, whole genome shotgun sequence genome includes a region encoding these proteins:
- the LOC106300290 gene encoding sm-like protein LSM3B, producing the protein MSGEEDATVREPLDLIRLSLDERIYVKLRSDRELRGKLHAFDQHLNMILGDVEEVITTVEIDDETYEEIVRTTKRNIQFLFVRGDGVILVSPPLRTT; encoded by the exons ATGTCCGGCGAGGAAGATGCCACTGTAAGGGAGCCACTAGATCTGATTCGTCTGAGTCTAGACGAGAGAATCTATGTCAAGCTCCGCTCAGACCGCGAACTTCGCGGCAAGCTTCAC GCGTTTGATCAGCATTTGAATATGATTTTGGGTGATGTAGAAGAAGTTATCACAACAGTAGAAATCGATGACGAGACATACGAAGAGATTGTCCGG ACGACAAAGCGCAATATTCAGTTTCTATTTGTTAGAGGAGATGGAGTGATATTGGTGTCTCCACCACTGAGGACAACTTGA
- the LOC106300289 gene encoding exocyst complex component SEC5A yields MSSDDEDELLQMALKEQSQRDLTYQKPPSSSSRKPVANLVQQPRQQKPAPPKKSAAAAAVRKPSMDDDDESEVELLSISSGDDDLERDRETGGGGAGKGRGSDVRERGGRAKKEDDGAWDGEEPDCWKRVNEAELARRVRDMRESRTAPVVQKLEDKSPAPGKKVVLTSLQSLPRGMECIDPLKLGIIDNKTLRLITERSGSPSKSEKVDNTLREKLIYFSDNFDPKLFLSRIHQHTSAADLEAGALGLKSDLKGRNLQKKQLVKDNFDCFVSCKTTIDDIEAKLKRIESDPEGSGTTHLFNCMKSVTSRATRAFEPLFERQAQAEKIRSVQGMLQRFRTLFNLPSIIRNSISKGEYDLAVREYKKAKSIALPSHVNILKRVLEEVEKIMLEFKGTLYKSMEDPKIDFTSLENTVRLLLELEPESDPVWHYLNVENHRIHGLLEKCTYDHEARVEILRNETHERAISDAKWQQIQQNVVPYSDAASSNENNEVQVDPQSVEFPSEEIDALKGRYIKRLTAVLVHHIPLFWKTAISVFSGKFAKSSQVTDSSANKAEEKVTEARYSTHSLEEVAAMIRKTISVYEAKVHSTFCDFDESCILRPFMSDAIHEVSKACQSFETKDSAPHSAVVALRKVQAEITKIYIQRLCSWMRASTEGISKEETWVPVSILERNRSPYAISYLPLAFRSVIVSGMEQINLMILSVKGEAAKSEDMFAQIEEILISVRMAFLNCFLDFAAHLEQIAADLSQSTSTREDWKNGYSDDQQEVPSANTYGSVVDPHRRLLMVLSNIGYCKDELASELYNKFKYTWLQSRDNDEDSSDLQDLIMSFSGLGEKVLEHYTFAKANLIRTAATNYLLDSGIQWGSAPQVKGIRDAAVELLHTLVAVHAEVFAGAKPLLDKILGVLIEGLVDTFLSLVEENRTNDLSSIDANGFCQLMFELEYFETVLNLYFTSDATASLKTLQGTVLEIAIESISEAVETTPGHNRRPTRGSEDTVSDDRQGSSVSADDLLALTKQYSSELLQAEMERTRLNTACFAESVPVEPTPTLPKTAYRVSMDSPSRNYRGSQSSGSPVNARPRRR; encoded by the exons ATGTCCAGCGACGACGAAGACGAGCTTCTTCAAATGGCGTTGAAGGAGCAATCTCAGAGAGATCTCACCTACCAGAAGCCTCCTTCCTCTTCTTCCCGCAAGCCCGTCGCCAATCTAGTGCAGCAGCCGCGTCAGCAGAAGCCCGCTCCTCCGAAGAAATCCGCGGCGGCCGCGGCTGTTCGGAAGCCTTCGATGGACGACGACGATGAGTCGGAGGTGGAATTGCTCAGCATTTCGAGCGGGGACGATGACTTGGAGAGGGATCGGGAGACGGGTGGTGGTGGCGCGGGGAAAGGGAGAGGCAGCGATGTGAGGGAGAGAGGAGGGAGAGCGAAGAAGGAGGATGATGGGGCTTGGGATGGTGAGGAGCCTGATTGCTGGAAACGCGTCAATGAAGCTGAG CTTGCACGTAGGGTTCGTGATATGCGGGAATCAAGAACTGCACCTGTGGTTCAGAAACTAGAGGATAAGTCACCTGCACCTGGCAAGAAAGTGGTTCTCACTAGTTTGCAGTCACTCCCTCGTGGGATGGAATGTATTGACCCGCTTAAATTAGG GATAATAGACAACAAGACATTGAGATTAATCACTGAGAGGTCAGGCAGCCCATCAAAATCTGAGAAAGTGGATAACACACTTCGGG AGAAATTGATTTACTTCTCTGATAATTTCGATCCGAAGCTGTTTCTTTCTCGCATCCACCAACACACCAGTGCAGCAGATTTGGAGGCTGGTGCCCTTGGCCTGAAAAGTGACTTAAAGGGTCGAAATTTGCAAAAGAAACAATTGGTGAAAGACAATTTTGATTGCTTCGTCTCGTGTAAAACAACAATTGATG ATATTGAGGCAAAACTGAAGCGGATTGAATCAGATCCAGAAGGGTCAGGAACTACTCATCTGTTCAATTGTATGAAAAGTGTGACATCAAGGGCCACTCGTGCATTTGAACCTCTTTTTGAGAGACAG GCTCAAGCTGAGAAAATCAGGTCTGTACAAGGAATGCTTCAGAGATTCCGGACACTCTTCAACTTACCCAGTATCATTCGTAACAGTATTAGCAAGGGTGAATATGATTTGGCTGTTCGAGAATACAAGAAAGCGAAATCTATTGCTCTCCCTTCTCAC GTAAATATACTCAAGCGTGTACTCGAGGAGGTTGAGAAAATTATGCTGGAATTTAAAGGCACTCTTTACAAGTCAATGGAAGATCCAAAGATAGACTTTACAAGT CTGGAAAACACTGTGAGGCTTTTGCTGGAGCTGGAACCCGAATCAGATCCTGTGTGGCATTATCTGAATGTTGAG AATCATAGAATACACGGGTTGCTTGAGAAGTGTACATATGACCATGAAGCAAGGGTGGAAATTTTGCGGAATGAGACTCATGAGAGAGCCATCTCGGATGCGAAGTGGCAACAGATTCAACAAAATGTCGTTCCATAT TCAGATGCTGCCTCTTCTAATGAAAATAATGAAGTTCAAGTTGACCCACAATCAGTGGAGTTTCCCAGCGAAGAGATTGATGCGTTGAAGGGGAGATACATCAAAAGGTTGACTGCTGTGCTTGTGCATCATATCCCTTTGTTTTGGAAAACAGCTATATCAGTTTTCAGTGGAAAATTTGCCAAG TCCTCCCAAGTTACTGATAGTTCAGCCAATAAAGCTGAGGAGAAAGTCACAGAGGCAAGGTATTCAACTCATTCTTTGGAAGAAGTTGCTGCCATGATACGCAAGACTATATCTGTCTATGAAGCTAAG GTTCACAGCACATTTTGTGATTTTGATGAATCATGCATTCTCCGCCCATTTATGAGTGATGCCATTCACGAAGTATCAAAAGCATGTCAATCTTTTGAAACCAAAGATTCAGCTCCCCACAGTGCTG TTGTCGCACTAAGAAAAGTCCAGGCGGAAATCACTAAGATTTATATCCAAAGGCTTTGCTCTTGGATGAGGGCATCCACGGAAGGAATATCAAAGGAGGAGACGTGGGTCCCTGTTTCTATTCTCGAAAGGAATAGATCTCCATATGCCATCTCATACTTGCCTCTTGCATTCCGTTCAGTTATTGTCTCCGGGATGGAACAAATCAATCT GATGATTTTGTCTGTCAAAGGTGAAGCTGCCAAATCAGAAGATATGTTTGCGCAGATTGAAGAAATCCTGATATCTGTTAGAATGGCTTTTCTTAACTGCTTTCTCGATTTTGCTG CTCACCTGGAGCAAATTGCTGCTGATCTTTCCCAAAGCACTTCAACACGAGAGGATTGGAAAAACGGATATTCTGATGATCAACAGGAAGTACCATCAGCTAACACCTACGGAAGTGTTGTCGATCCTCACAGGAGGTTGTTGATGGTCTTAAGTAATATAGGTTACTGCAAAGATGAACTTGCTTCAGAGCTTTACAACAAGTTCAAATACACCTGGTTGCAGTCTAG GGACAATGATGAAGACAGCAGCGATCTTCAAGATCTAATTATGTCTTTCTCTGGTCTCGGAGAGAAGGTTCTCGAGCATTACACTTTTGCTAAG GCAAATTTGATAAGAACAGCTGCCACCAATTACTTGCTGGACTCTGGTATTCAGTGGGGATCAGCACCTCAAGTCAAA GGAATACGAGATGCGGCTGTTGAGCTCTTGCACACTCTTGTAGCTGTCCATGCAGAG GTCTTTGCGGGTGCAAAACCACTGCTGGACAAGATTCTTGGCGTCCTGATCGAAGGTCTAGTCGACACTTTTCTCAGTCTTGTAGAAGAAAACAGAACAAATGATCTGAGTTCAATTGATGCAAACGGTTTCTGCCAACTCATGTTTGAG CTTGAATATTTTGAGACGGTACTGAATCTGTATTTTACAAGCGATGCAACCGCGTCTCTTAAAACTCTACAAGGAACCGTGTTGGAGATTGCTATAGAGAGCATCAGTGAAGCAGTTGAGACAACTCCAGGGCATAACCGCAGACCAACTCGTGGCAGCGAAGACACAGTTTCGGATGACAGACAAGGATCTTCTGTTTCAGCAGATGACCTCCTC GCTCTAACGAAACAGTACTCAAGCGAATTGCTACAAGCAGAAATGGAGAGAACTCGTCTGAACACGGCATGCTTTGCAGAGTCGGTCCCGGTAGAGCCAACGCCTACACTACCCAAAACTGCGTACAGAGTCTCGATGGATTCTCCAAGCAGAAACTACAGAGGCTCACAGTCCTCAGGTTCTCCGGTTAATGCCCGACCGAGACGTAGATAA